CTACTAGGACATacatcatatacacacacatcccTTGGGCACACAGGCATGCCAAGGACACACATACATCAGACACAGTCAGACAGACAcacatcatacacacacacacacacacacaacacacctTGGCCACACAGGCATGCCCAGGACACACATAAATCAgacactcagacacacacacacacacacacacacacacacacacacacacaaacacacacacatcccaaAGGTCATCCTTTCTTCTGCCTCTCTGGCCCCCTCTAGTGAGAAGATGAGCCTGCAGGGCTGCTGGTGCCAGGCAAGTCCCCCGACGGgctggtggggttttttttatctgCAAGCCTACTTCACCCCTCGGCCCCTGGCAGCTCCCTCACCTCCCATTTGGTCTCCTCCATGCGGGGCAGGAAGTCGGCCTGCTCCTTCTGGCAGGCGGCCACCTTCTCCTGGAGCTCGTCCCGCTGCCTGGCCAGCCGGGCCGCATCTTCCTGAAGCTGCTTCTTGTCCTGCTGCAGCCTCAGTACCTGCATTTGCAGGCCCTGCTGGGCCCTCTGGGCCCGGCGGGTCACCTGCTGCAGCTTGCCCGCGCAGTTCTGCCGCAGCTCCTCCATCTCCCGCTCCCACACCTTCTGGCGCTCCTCAAACACCTGGGCTATGGCTGCCTCACTCTGCTCCAGGCTCCTCCGCAGCCCGGCCACCTCCTGCTCCTTCTCCCACAGGCGCTCCTCCAGCTCCTGGATCACTGCATCCGGTGAAGGGGGAGAGGCCGGAAAAGAGCCCAGGGCCCCCCCAACCCCTCCCACGCCACTGttgccccctccctccccagacCCCAAGGGGTTCAGCCTCCCAAAGGATGGGGTGCTCTTGCTGGAAGCCCTCCCACTGTCTGAAGAGGACAGCTCATGGTAGCCGGGGCCCCCACTGTTGGGGCCGCCCCCGCCCCCGTAGCTGGCTGTGCCGATGCGGTTGATGTGGCTGGTGGAGGCACTCAGGGGTGCTAGGTGTTGGCTGTAGCCCGAGCTGTACGTAGGCAGACTGGTCAGGGAGTTCCGGCCTGAGTCGGAGAGTCCTCCACCCCCACCGCCGCTTCCACCCCCCCCAGTGTTGCTGCCCGCTGGGGTCATAGTCCGTGATTTGTCCAGCCCACCGCCCTTCAGGCCGCCGGGGCCTTTGCGCCCCTCTGATGCTCCATTGCTTTGGGGTGGACACAGGTTTTGCATTGAATGGAAGTTCTTGGGCACCACTGGCTTGAAGGCTGATGGTCTCACCAGAGGCTCTGTGCACTGGAAAAGGACATAGAGGTTCAGGATGGGCTTCTGCTTCCAGTCCACATAGGGGGGGCAGCAGTCAGGGATGAGACTGTTTCACATGCACTAGGGGAGGGAGGGGGTCCTTCTGCTCAGTGAACAGAAGATGGGAATGGGAACCCAAGGTACTAAGAAAACCAGGGACCCCTTCCAGCTGAGGACCCCTTACTCCTTCTATATTAGGGGAGGCTAGGAACTTCCACTCCTCAGACTCAGGGAGGATCCAGGGAGTTGAGCCCTCTACCCACAAGCCTCCCTATTCATAGTCCCCTCCAGCTGAGGAATCTCCTTAATTTCCCCACACTGACTGCCCAGGTTGGGAGGGGACCCTCAGTCTTcatgggaagggggaaagagggatcAAGGATAGGAAAAGAGTTGCCTAAAGATAGCAGAGGCCATGTGCAGGGCTAACCTGGTCCAACTTGCCAGAGGTGGGGAGGATCTTCGGTGGATGGGTGGGCTCCCGGTACTGGGGTGGGGCCTTGTCATTGCTGCTGTTGACCATGTTGCCACAGACATCTGTCCGGTCTCCACTGACACCACCACTGGTCCCAGCCCGCAGATCCCCATTGAGGTACAGGGAGTTGGTCAGGGCTTTGTCCTCGGAGGGGTATCTGGCTGGAAGGTCCCCACCGCCAGACCCTGGCCCGCTGCCCCTAGGCCCAGGGTAGCCCCCTCGGCCACCCCCACCTGAGCCCCCACCTGTCCGCGTGCCCACGCTCTTCATGGCAAATTCCTGGGCATGGGCCACACCGCTGCCCACACTGCCCATGGCCACAAGGCGAGGGGCTGCGGGGCGGGGCTCGGGTGGCCGAGGGGCAAAGGCCAGGAGGGGGTCACGGCCAGGGTCAGCGCACACGGACAAGGTTTCCAGTTTCGCCATGGCTGAGTGAGCGGGGCACTGCAGACAAGGGGGCTGGTCAGCCAGAGGATTCTTCCCTCTGGTCCCAGCCTCCACAGCCCCAGAATGGtcctttactcattcattcattctactaACATCTATTAAATGTTCTCTATGTGTAGAAAAGGTTGCAAAGCTTAGGATAGAGAgccagtcaggaagacctgggttctgacacatattagctgtgagGCCCTAagcaaatcccttaatctctctAACTTTGGGCAATCCAACAAGAGAAGGCCCCTTCCTCATCCCAAGGCCCAGGTTCTGCGTGTAGGGAGCCCAGTGCTGGCTACTGAAGAGCCCAACTGAGATGAGGCCCATAGTCTGGTAGGGACTAAGACAACCACCTGAATAACTAACACAAGGATGTATGTCTCATGAAAAGGATCTCTTTTGTGAATCTGGGAGACAAATGAGGTCAGATTATCCCCATTCTGGGTAATGGGCAAACTTCAGTTGTCTGTCATCGTCCAGTGAAAGAATTACAGTTACCCATTTGGCATGAGAAGCCTGGGATTGAGTGACCGCTCTTCATGCtaccttctctggacctcagtttcctaatctgtacaATGACTAgagtccttccagttctaaatctaaacTGACGAAGTGCTTTTAAATGGCTGGCATACACTGCCCCCTACGGGCAGGCAGGGCAGGGACTCTAGGGAAGCAAAGAACAGGTGATAACAGAAGGGGGTTATCCTAGTTGCCCATCCTAAATGAGCTGGCAGTCCTGGATTCCCAGGAGTGTGAGAgctggaaggagggaggaagaatcaGGCCTGGGACTCGAGCCAGAGAAGAAATTAGGAGGCTCAGGTTCTACCCAGGTGTCCTGGAAAAAAAGCACAGGTCTGGATTCTGACACCTGGAGCAAGTCATCCTTTCATCCCTTagactccatttcttcatctgtaaaacggggATAAAGGTGCTACCTCCTTAAATAAGATTGTGTAGAAGAAATGAGggcagttatttttattttttatattacctCTAATTTTCTGTAATCCTATTCTGGAGAGTTTTCAGGGAGACCTCTTTCCCTTGTGATTAAGCTCTGAAATCCACCCTCATTCTTGTGGTGTGGAGTGTGTGGAGATGGGGGAGGGTGGagcagaaaggaaagaggaagaaatggcaagattAGGATCAGGGGGCAGGGGCGgtcagagacacagaaagatgGTCATTGCAGAAGGAGTATGGTGGGGCTCCAGATCCAGGGAGAAGGACTGGCTCAGTGCCATGGAAGGTCGGGGGGGGTGTGGATTTGAGATAGGActtagaaattaagaaataatagaaCAAGGAAAGAAGTGCTGAGGCGTAGTTAAGTGAAAGATAGGTTCTTTTATAGCAATATAGTATTTTGGCATATTTTTACCCCCAAATAACTCTTCTCCCAACAATCTTGTGAGAGGTACTGTCAGTTTTTATCaacattctacaaatgaggaaactgaggctcaaacaGTATGtgatttgtctatggtcacacagcttatatagcagaaccagaattcaaatagAAGTCTTCTAGCCCCAAGTTTAATACCCTTTCTATTATATGCCATATGCATCTCAGGATTCatacaccccccccaaaataggaGAGTCTAAAGAGGAAGGccctttacatttatttattagggGTGAAGGGGACAACAGGGAAGACTTCCTGGAGGAGGGGGCTTAAGCAGGAGAGGGCAGAATATAATCCAGTTGAGCTGGACCACAGGGAACATTTGTGGGGTGGCTAAGGGAAGACAGAATGAGGTTAGACATCAGCACAGGATTGAAAAGAGGACAGAAATGTAGGTTGGTAACAGGTTGTGGAAGGCTTTGAAGACTAGGCAGAGAAGGAACTAAAGACAACCCCTGAAGGGCTGTTGGCCAGAAGGGTACATGGATCAACCTGTGCCCAACTTCAACACTTCTACGACCTGGGCTTGGTCTGCCTGGTAATGGGCTTTCTCCAAACTTAGCTAGACTGGTCTCAGCCAACAGAGACTGTCTCTCTCTGGGCCCTTCCTTAAAAAGCTTTCCAGGTTGGTAAGGTCTGTAGGT
The Macrotis lagotis isolate mMagLag1 chromosome 3, bilby.v1.9.chrom.fasta, whole genome shotgun sequence genome window above contains:
- the LZTS3 gene encoding leucine zipper putative tumor suppressor 3, which produces MAKLETLSVCADPGRDPLLAFAPRPPEPRPAAPRLVAMGSVGSGVAHAQEFAMKSVGTRTGGGSGGGGRGGYPGPRGSGPGSGGGDLPARYPSEDKALTNSLYLNGDLRAGTSGGVSGDRTDVCGNMVNSSNDKAPPQYREPTHPPKILPTSGKLDQCTEPLVRPSAFKPVVPKNFHSMQNLCPPQSNGASEGRKGPGGLKGGGLDKSRTMTPAGSNTGGGGSGGGGGGLSDSGRNSLTSLPTYSSGYSQHLAPLSASTSHINRIGTASYGGGGGPNSGGPGYHELSSSDSGRASSKSTPSFGRLNPLGSGEGGGNSGVGGVGGALGSFPASPPSPDAVIQELEERLWEKEQEVAGLRRSLEQSEAAIAQVFEERQKVWEREMEELRQNCAGKLQQVTRRAQRAQQGLQMQVLRLQQDKKQLQEDAARLARQRDELQEKVAACQKEQADFLPRMEETKWEVCQKAGEISLLKQQLKESQADVSQKLSEIVGLRSQLREGRACLRQKEEQLLSLRDSLGAKPPGPEGQAREARPGEARPGEAEARPGEARPGEARPGEARPGEAEGTPGAGAGPAGEPAELCESDEAKMRRQAAAAPCGPTQDAEAEAAEAAGARALRREVGRLQAELAAERRARERQGAGFAEERRVWLEEKEKVIEYQKQLQLNYVEMYQRNQELARRLGELGAAAPGPPPLPGPAPAPHAGAAEEKKAWTPSRLERIESTEI